One window of the Rhipicephalus sanguineus isolate Rsan-2018 chromosome 4, BIME_Rsan_1.4, whole genome shotgun sequence genome contains the following:
- the LOC119390751 gene encoding tigger transposable element-derived protein 6-like, whose protein sequence is MAPTKRKAVSFDTKSNILQDSQRGFKVSALVKKYELAQSTISTILKAGSTTLLKAGTSGHADKRKRILEPLYADVEEALYQWFLSIRAQNVPISGPILATKAKNLAFLLDRPNFEPGRGWIQRFKERHGIVYKNVVREAASLDSEAKQQWLQTNLPALMERFSARDIYNCDETALFFQMTPSKTHALKGDPCPGGKHSKVRVTMLLCVNMDGSHRLKPFVIGRSKKPVCFRNQHIPVRYRSNKKAWMTRVLFEEWLLEMDSIIESQGRKVVLLLDNCSAHNVSLKLTSIELMFLPPNKTAGLQPLDAGVIANFKALYRRRMLEWLVLTIDRSAPGTSGNADGPSDAPDLKISLLKAVRFIYSAWYEVRQTTIQNCFRKAGFVHQDQPPSPSDSETGTETADLTELWEHVATGDADSGCVASVEDFLTADSAASFCDELTDETIVADVLSRQTAALCDGSDSSDEEVDSASTTPSMTTQGALTSIDSLIDFMHIKGMPPEFPQQLKAMRTMVVKLKLPQKQLQISDYFGMPNP, encoded by the exons ATGGCACCGACGAAGCGAAAGGCTGTGTCGTTTGATACAAAGTCGAATATTTTGCAGGATTCGCAACGCGGTTTTAAAGTGAGCGCCCTCGTAAAAAAATACGAGCTCGCCCAGTCGACGATCTCGACTATCCTCAAAGCCGGAAGCACCACGCTTTTGAAGGCTGGAACCAGTGGCCATGCCGACAAGCGGAAGAGAATTCTGGAGCCCTTGTATGCAGACGTTGAAGAGGCACTCTACCAGTGGTTCCTGTCGATCCGTGCCCAGAATGTGCCGATTAGTGGGCCAATACTTGCCACAAAGGCGAAAAACTTGGCCTTTCTGCTCGATCGGCCGAATTTTGAACCCGGCCGCGGCTGGATACAAAGATTCAAGGAGCGGCACGGCATTGTCTACAAGAACGTGGTGCGAGAAGCGGCCTC ACTCGATTCAGAGGCGAAGCAGCAGTGGCTCCAGACAAACCTGCCCGCATTGATGGAGCGCTTCTCAGCCAGAGACATTTACAACTGTGATGAGACTGCCCTTTTCTTTCAAATGACACCATCGAAGACGCATGCTTTGAAAGGCGATCCATGTCCTGGCGGTAAGCACTCCAAGGTTAGGGTAACCATGTTACTTTGTGTGAATATGGACGGGAGCCATCGGCTCAAGCCCTTCGTGATCGGGCGATCCAAGAAGCCTGTGTGCTTCAGGAATCAACACATCCCGGTCCGCTATAGGAGCAACAAGAAGGCCTGGATGACCCGTGTCTTGTTTGAGGAGTGGCTGCTCGAGATGGACAGCATCATCGAAAGTCAGGggcggaaggtggtgttgctGCTGGATAACTGTAGCGCACACAACGTGAGCCTGAAGCTGACATCAATCGAATTGATGTTCCTGCCGCCGAATAAGACGGCAGGCTTGCAACCGCTGGACGCCGGCGTGATTGCTAACTTTAAGGCGTTATACCGGCGACGTATGCTTGAGTGGCTCGTGCTGACGATTGACCGCTCGGCTCCCGGTACGTCGGGCAATGCAGACGGGCCCTCTGATGCTCCTGATCTGAAGATTAGCCTTCTAAAGGCCGTGCGCTTCATTTACAGCGCGTGGTACGAGGTGAGGCAGACCACCATTCAAAACTGCTTCAGGAAGGCAGGCTTTGTGCACCAGGACCAGCCTCCCTCGCCTAGTGACAGCGAAACCGGCACGGAAACTGCGGATCTGACGGAGCTCTGGGAGCACGTCGCTACTGGTGACGCAGATAGCGGGTGCGTCGCGTCGGTTGAGGACTTCCTGACGGCAGACAGTGCTGCTTCGTTCTGCGATGAACTCACCGACGAGACAATCGTCGCGGATGTGTTGTCGCGACAGACGGCGGCGTTGTGCGACGGCAGCGACAGTAGTGATGAGGAGGTTGACAGCGCCTCTACGACCCCGTCGATGACAACGCAAGGTGCACTGACGTCTATTGACTCGCTGATTGACTTCATGCACATCAAAGGAATGCCGCCAGAGTTTCCGCAGCAGCTGAAAGCTATGCGCACCATGGTTGTGAAGCTCAAGCTTCCGCAGAAGCAACTGCAGATTTCGGACTACTTCGGCATGCCGAACCCGTGA